In Diceros bicornis minor isolate mBicDic1 chromosome 24, mDicBic1.mat.cur, whole genome shotgun sequence, the following are encoded in one genomic region:
- the GSC gene encoding homeobox protein goosecoid, with protein MPASMFSIDNILAARPRCKDSVLPVAPSAAAPVVFPALHGDSLYAGGGASSDYGAFYPRPVAPGSAGLPAAVGGSRLGYNNYFYGQLHVQAAPVGPACCGAVPPLGAQQCSCVPTPPGYEGPGSVLVSPVPHQMLPYMNVGTLSRTELQLLNQLHCRRKRRHRTIFTDEQLEALENLFQETKYPDVGTREQLARKVHLREEKVEVWFKNRRAKWRRQKRSSSEESENAEKWNKTSSKASPEKREEEGKSDLDSDS; from the exons ATGCCCGCCAGCATGTTCAGCATCGACAACATCCTGGCCGCCCGGCCGCGCTGCAAGGACTCGGTGCTGCCGGTGGCGCCCAGCGCCGCGGCTCCCGTCGTCTTCCCGGCCCTGCACGGGGACTCGCTCTACGCCGGCGGCGGAGCCTCCTCGGACTATGGCGCCTTCTATCCGCGCCCCGTGGCCCCCGGCAGCGCAGGCCTCCCGGCCGCGGTCGGCGGCTCCCGCCTCGGCTACAACAACTACTTCTACGGGCAGCTGCACGTGCAGGCGGCGCCCGTGGGCCCGGCCTGCTGCGGAGCCGTGCCGCCGCTGGGCGCCCAGCAGTGCTCCTGTGTCCCGACGCCCCCAG GCTACGAGGGCCCCGGCTCGGTCCTGGTGTCCCCGGTGCCGCACCAGATGCTGCCCTACATGAACGTGGGCACACTGTCGCGCACCGAGCTCCAGCTCCTCAACCAACTTCACTGCCGGCGGAAGCGGCGGCACCGCACCATCTTCACCGACGAGCAGCTGGAAGCGCTGGAGAACCTCTTCCAAGAGACCAAGTACCCAGACGTGGGTACACGCGAGCAGCTGGCCCGGAAGGTGCACCTCCGTGAGGAGAAAGTGGAG GTCTGGTTTAAAAACCGCCGTGCCAAATGGAGGCGGCAGAAGCGGTCCTCGTCGGAGGAGTCAGAAAACGCCGAGAAGTGGAACAAGACGTCGTCGAAAGCGTCGCcggagaagagggaagaggaaggtAAAAGTGATTTGGACTCGGACAGCTGA